The stretch of DNA GGTGCAGTAATTATTACCACCAAAAGTGGTAAAGAATCTGGTAAACGATTCAGAATTGATATCAATACAGGGGTTTCTTTTCAAGAGGCAAATATACTACCTGATGTTCAACAAAAATTCTCGCAAGGATCGAATGGAAATTATGGTCCAGGAAGTTCGCTTTCTTGGGGAGCATTGGTCGATACACTTCGATTAGATAGTGAAGGTAGAATTGTGGGACAAAGCAACCCTACTGCAACCAGTATTCCTGTCCCCATTTTTGACAATATAACCCCTTTCTTCCAAACAGGGCATACCATTAAAAATTCAGTGAGTATTTCTGGAAACAGTGATATTGCAGATTATTATCTTTCTTACTCCAATCTAAATCAAGATGGTATTTTGCCCAATTCTTCATTTGATCGAAATACAATCAAAATGTCAGGTAAGTTGAAAATCAATGAAAAACTGAGTTTTGGCAGTAGCGTCAATTATGTTAGTTCAGGAGGAGACCGAATACAAAAAGGTAGCAACTTAAGTAATCCGCTATTCACTGTTTATCCTGCTCCCATTACCTACGATTTACATGGACTTCCTTATGCCAGAGAAGACGATCCTTATGCACAATTGCACTATCGCTCTGCCTTCGACAATCCGCTTTGGGCTACAGAAAACAATTCATTTACCGACCGGGTGGATAGGATATTTGGCAATATGAGTGTTGATTTTCTGCCATTGGATTGGTTGACTATTTCCTACAAATTGGGAACAGACGTTTATACTGATCGTCGAAAAAGTGTGTTGGAATTGGGCTCTGGTGAAACAGGGGGACGAGGTACAAACCCTCCAAGTGGTGGACAAATCTACGAGGACACACACATCAACCGAGAAGTGAACTCCGATTTATTGATAAAAGCCAATAGAACATTTGGTGAAAAATTGGATGTAAGCGTGGTGATAGGAAACAACATCAACGATCAATACTACAACCGTGTTTACACAGAAGGAAATGGTTTTAGTATTGGCGGATTTCACAACATCTCAAATACCAGCACCGTAGCCACAACCGAACAAACCAACAGAAAAAGAATCATTGGTTTATTCGGAGATGTTCAGTTGGCCTACAACCGTACCTTGTATTTAGGGCTTACAGGTAGAAATGACTGGTCCTCAACATTGCCAGCCTCCAATCCTTCTTTTTTCTATCCAGCCGTCAATTTGGGATGGGTATTCACCGAAACGTTAGGTTTGACTGATAATGCCGTTTTGCCTTATGGAAAACTGCGGGCAAGTTGGGCGCAAGTTGGGCAAGACGCACCCATTTATTCTACTCAAACAACCTATGTAAGTTCTGCTCCAGGAAGTGGTTTTACTTCTGATGGCATTGTTTTTCCGCAAAATGGAGTCAATGCTTTTGAGTTTGGCAATGTGATTGGAAATCCTGAAATCAAGCCTCAAAACGAAACTTCCTACGAACTGGGAGCAGACTTACGTTTCTTTAGAAATCGCTTGGGTTTAGACATCACTTATTATGATGCAGTTGCAAAAGATCAAATTTTTTCTGTGCCTGTTTCGGCGACTTCTGGCGCAAGGAGTCTGATTCTCAATGCAGGAGAAATTACCAATAAAGGAGTGGAATTGGTACTGACAGCTACACCTATAGAAACCAAAGTTTTTTCGTGGGACATCACGTTTAACTACTCCAAAAATGAAAGTAAAGTGGTGAAATTGGCGGAAGGTGTGGATGCTATCACCATTGGTGGATTCACTGCCCCACAAGTTCGTTTGGTACAAGGACAGCCTTATGCAACACTGTGGGGGTCAAGATATTTGCGTGATGATAATGGAAATATTGTCTATGACGATGCCAACCCCAATAGTGCCAGTTATGGTATGCCATTGCAGGATCCAAATACAGGTATTATCGGTAATACGCAGCCCAATTGGATTGGAGGCATGATTAATACTTTTATGTATAAAAATTTTAGCCTAACTATTCAATTTGACACCAGACAAGGAGGGCAAATTTATGCAGGAAATACCCGATTACTCCGTTTGTATGGTATGACCAAAGAAACCGAAAATCGTGGAGATAGAACTGTATTACCTGGTGTGAAAGGACACTTAGATCAAAGCGGTAATTTGATAGTGGGCGGTGTGAATGATATTGAAATTACTACGGGCGAAGCCTATTGGAGAGTTTATCAAGATGCCATTGACGAGTCAAATGTATTTGACGGAAGTTTTGTAAGGTTGAGAGAAGTTACTTTGGCCTATCGTCTGGGTTCTCAACTACTCAAAAAGACTCCTTTCTCTGGTTTGGAAATCTATTTCAGTGGGCAGAATTTAGCATTGTTTACCGACTATCCCAACTTCGATCCCGAAACCAGTTTGGGGGGAGCATCCAATTTGCAGGGCTTTGAATACCTAAGCATGCCGAATGCGAGAAGCTTGGGCGGAGGCCTGAAAATATCATTCTAATAACACATAAAAATATATAATAATGAGACATATAAATAAATTATTTATTTTCCTTTTTTCGCTGCTGATTTTCAGCACCTATTCTTGCGAAGAAACTTTCGAGGAACTCAATACAGATCCAGATAATCCAGTAGTAGTACCCAACAAGCTTTTGTTACCAAGTGCCGAAACCTTTACCGCTTTTGGTGTAGCGGGGGCAGATTTGGCTTGGTACACTTCGGTTTGGGTACAACATACGGCAGGTGTTTGGAATCAAATGGAAAATGCCGATAAATTGACGGATATCAACAGTCAATTAGCCAACAATGTATGGCGGTTTCAACTATACAGTGGTTCGATGATGGACTTGAAACAGTTGATTGACCAAGCTACCGAGCAAGGTGCAGACTCTTATGTAGGGATTTCTAAAATATTGATGGCATACAATTTAGGCCTTGCGACCGACGCATGGGGACGAATTCCTTATTCAGACGCATTGCAGGGAACAGCCAATATTAAACCTGTTTTTGATTCACAAGAAAGTATTTACCAAAACATTCAAACCCTTTTGGATGAAGGAATCAGCACACTGCAATCTGCCACAGATGCTCCTTCGTCTGATGATGTCATTTATGGCGGAGATTTAAGCGCATGGATAAAAGCGGCTTACGCATTGAAGGCACGTTACTACAATCATCTCAGCAATAGAGATGCAAACGGCTCTGCTCAAAATGCCTTGACTGCTCTTCAAAACGCCTTTGATAGCAGCAGTGATGATTTCTCTTATGCAGCCTTCAATACCAATGCAACAGGAGAAAACCCTTGGTATCAGTTTCAGAATGATAGAGATCAACACTGTGTGAGTGAGTCATTTGTAGCCTTATTAAAAAGTTTGAACGACCCACGTTTGCCGATTTATGCGCTACCTGTACCAGGGTTAGGTACAATTGTAGGTGGCCCCAATGCTCAATCAACCGATCAAGGAGGTATTTTGTACTCTAAATGGGGTAGTAGCTTAGTAACAGCAGCCAAACCATTGCCAATGATGACTTTCGTGGAGCAAAAATTCATTGAAGCAGAAGCAGAATTGCGCTTGGGTAATGCTTCAAATGCAAAAGTGGCTTACGAAACTGCAATAGGTGAAGCGATGAGAAAAGTAGGTGTAAGTGAAGAGAATATTGCTACTTACATTGCTCAAGCAAGTGTGTCGCCTGCAACTTTGACATTGAAGGATATCATCACCCAAAAGTACATTTCACAATTTGTGATGGAATCTATGGAAGCCTACAATGACTGGCGTAGAACAGATGTGATGACCCTAACCAATCCCGCAGGCCCTATTCCTGTGCGTTTCCCATATCCGACTTCAGAATATGACTATAATTTAGACAATGTGCCGGGTGCAACGGTCAATGATGGCGTATGGTGGGATGATGGTTCAGAGGATTGAGATACAATTCATTTTTTATAAGGAATTATTGATGGAACGTTTATATTGATGGTATAAACATTGGGAGGCTGTCGGGAGATAGCCTCCTTTTTTTTGTTTACTTTTGAATGAGAAATAAATCTGTCAAATCTCTTCAATATTTGATTCATGAAAACTCTATTTTTCTTGGCCAGTTGCTTAGCTTTGTTAAGCTCCTGCAATTCCACTTCAAAAGAAACAGTAGCTCATTCTATTTCAAAACCAAAGCCTTGTAATACAATGATTTTCAATATACCCAATACTCCTTCAACACCTTACATTGCTGTTTTAGGCATTGCCCAAGATGCGGGTTATCCACAGGCTGGATGCCAAAAAGCCTGCTGCAAAAAAGCCGTCGAACAACCCGAAAATAAACGTTTGGTATCTTGTTTGGCATTGATAGATCCAATTAGTCAACAGCGTTGGTTGTTTGACGCAACTCCCGATTTTAGAGAGCAATTGCAGCGATTGGATAGCTTGCAGGTCGGTGCAAAAGAGGATTACCTATCAGGTATTTTTCTCACCCACGCACACATAGGGCATTACACAGGCTTGATGCACTTGGGAAAAGAGGTCATGGGAACGAAAAATGCGAAAATTTATGCCATGCCTCGAATGAGAAGTTTTTTGGCAGAAAATGCACCTTGGAGTCAGTTAGTTAAATTTGAGAACATTGCCTTCGAGCATCTGGAAAATGAACAAACCGTTGTATTAAATGAGCGATTGAAGGTAACACCCTATCGAGTTCCGCATCGAGATGAATTTTCTGAAACAGTTTGCTTTAAGATTGAAGGGGCTTCAAAATCTGCTTTGTTTATCCCCGACATTGACAAATGGCATCAATGGAATCGGAACATTTTGAAGGAAATCGAAGCGGTGGATTATGCCTTTTTGGATGCCACCTTTTATGCCAATGGTGAAATTGTAGGGCGAGACATGAGCCAAATTCCCCACCCTTTTATGGAGGAAAGCCTAACTTTGTTTAAGGCTTTGTCTGCAAAAGACAAGGCTAAAGTGTATTTCATTCACTTCAACCACACCAACCCTGTATTGGATGAAAGTAGCGAAGCCTATAAAACGGTAGTAGAAAAGGGCTTTAATTTGGCAAATGAGATGGCGGTGATGGGACTGTGACAGTTGAAGTGGCTTGATTTTTAATTTTCATTATATAACTTTTATTTCTGCATGATTATTCCTGCAATAGACATCATCAATGGTCAATGCGTTAGACTGACACAAGGCGATTATGAACAAAAAAAGGTTTACAACGCCAATCCCTTAGAGGTAGCCGAACAATTTGAAGCTGCGGGAATTACCCGTCTGCACTTGGTCGACTTAGATGGTGCAAAAGCCCAACATATTGTCAATCACAAAGTTTTGGAGCAAATTGCTACCCACACCAAGCTGCAAATTGACT from Chitinophagales bacterium encodes:
- a CDS encoding SusC/RagA family TonB-linked outer membrane protein, producing MKKFYVIAVLIMALWGQYASAQDRVITGTVVDAIDSQPIIGATVVVPGSTIGTVTDLDGKYSLKVPQSYKAILISFIGYKPFKVELGATTVIDVELEEDVIGLEQVVVTAIGIAKDKKALGYSVQEVQGDDLTRGGDVNLVSALSGKVAGVQITQSSGLPGASSHIRIRGSNSFTWSSNNQPLFVIDGVPMSNDYKEAGNPGNLQNNFLDGVDVSNRAIDINPADIASMSVLKGPAAAALYGLRASNGAVIITTKSGKESGKRFRIDINTGVSFQEANILPDVQQKFSQGSNGNYGPGSSLSWGALVDTLRLDSEGRIVGQSNPTATSIPVPIFDNITPFFQTGHTIKNSVSISGNSDIADYYLSYSNLNQDGILPNSSFDRNTIKMSGKLKINEKLSFGSSVNYVSSGGDRIQKGSNLSNPLFTVYPAPITYDLHGLPYAREDDPYAQLHYRSAFDNPLWATENNSFTDRVDRIFGNMSVDFLPLDWLTISYKLGTDVYTDRRKSVLELGSGETGGRGTNPPSGGQIYEDTHINREVNSDLLIKANRTFGEKLDVSVVIGNNINDQYYNRVYTEGNGFSIGGFHNISNTSTVATTEQTNRKRIIGLFGDVQLAYNRTLYLGLTGRNDWSSTLPASNPSFFYPAVNLGWVFTETLGLTDNAVLPYGKLRASWAQVGQDAPIYSTQTTYVSSAPGSGFTSDGIVFPQNGVNAFEFGNVIGNPEIKPQNETSYELGADLRFFRNRLGLDITYYDAVAKDQIFSVPVSATSGARSLILNAGEITNKGVELVLTATPIETKVFSWDITFNYSKNESKVVKLAEGVDAITIGGFTAPQVRLVQGQPYATLWGSRYLRDDNGNIVYDDANPNSASYGMPLQDPNTGIIGNTQPNWIGGMINTFMYKNFSLTIQFDTRQGGQIYAGNTRLLRLYGMTKETENRGDRTVLPGVKGHLDQSGNLIVGGVNDIEITTGEAYWRVYQDAIDESNVFDGSFVRLREVTLAYRLGSQLLKKTPFSGLEIYFSGQNLALFTDYPNFDPETSLGGASNLQGFEYLSMPNARSLGGGLKISF
- a CDS encoding SusD/RagB family nutrient-binding outer membrane lipoprotein; translation: MRHINKLFIFLFSLLIFSTYSCEETFEELNTDPDNPVVVPNKLLLPSAETFTAFGVAGADLAWYTSVWVQHTAGVWNQMENADKLTDINSQLANNVWRFQLYSGSMMDLKQLIDQATEQGADSYVGISKILMAYNLGLATDAWGRIPYSDALQGTANIKPVFDSQESIYQNIQTLLDEGISTLQSATDAPSSDDVIYGGDLSAWIKAAYALKARYYNHLSNRDANGSAQNALTALQNAFDSSSDDFSYAAFNTNATGENPWYQFQNDRDQHCVSESFVALLKSLNDPRLPIYALPVPGLGTIVGGPNAQSTDQGGILYSKWGSSLVTAAKPLPMMTFVEQKFIEAEAELRLGNASNAKVAYETAIGEAMRKVGVSEENIATYIAQASVSPATLTLKDIITQKYISQFVMESMEAYNDWRRTDVMTLTNPAGPIPVRFPYPTSEYDYNLDNVPGATVNDGVWWDDGSED
- a CDS encoding MBL fold metallo-hydrolase; this translates as MIFNIPNTPSTPYIAVLGIAQDAGYPQAGCQKACCKKAVEQPENKRLVSCLALIDPISQQRWLFDATPDFREQLQRLDSLQVGAKEDYLSGIFLTHAHIGHYTGLMHLGKEVMGTKNAKIYAMPRMRSFLAENAPWSQLVKFENIAFEHLENEQTVVLNERLKVTPYRVPHRDEFSETVCFKIEGASKSALFIPDIDKWHQWNRNILKEIEAVDYAFLDATFYANGEIVGRDMSQIPHPFMEESLTLFKALSAKDKAKVYFIHFNHTNPVLDESSEAYKTVVEKGFNLANEMAVMGL